The Lewinellaceae bacterium genome has a segment encoding these proteins:
- a CDS encoding diacylglycerol kinase family lipid kinase — MNKKKILFLINPIAGTRNNTDYHQYIDRYIDKSLFDYVIKHSQKQHHATRLIKEDSENYDIIVAVGGDGTINEVINGFAGTNAVLGIIPAGSGNGLAYTMGIPFDIKKALELINQYEQNIQTIDVLKANDRIAVNQIGFGFDAHIAYLFSSTQKRGLLKYAYLSLREYFRYKNKPFSFHANGKTFTKHTFVTNFSNNTQFGNKAYIAPLARLKDGHIEISLLEHFPKLLLPVILFRLFRKTLHKSQYYTSFKAREATIPHQVNVILNIDGEPMEVIRDLHITVIPGGLKVIAKGEGIA, encoded by the coding sequence TTGAACAAAAAAAAGATCCTTTTTCTAATCAATCCGATTGCGGGGACCAGGAACAATACAGATTACCATCAGTATATCGACAGGTATATTGATAAATCCTTGTTTGATTACGTCATCAAACATTCCCAAAAACAGCATCATGCCACGCGGCTCATTAAAGAAGATTCGGAAAATTATGACATTATTGTTGCGGTAGGAGGCGACGGTACGATCAATGAAGTCATCAACGGATTTGCGGGAACCAATGCTGTCCTGGGAATCATTCCCGCCGGGTCGGGAAACGGGCTCGCTTACACCATGGGGATTCCTTTTGATATCAAAAAAGCCCTTGAACTCATCAACCAGTACGAACAAAACATACAGACCATTGATGTGCTGAAAGCCAATGACAGGATAGCCGTAAACCAGATCGGGTTCGGTTTTGACGCACATATTGCCTACCTCTTTTCCAGTACTCAAAAGCGTGGACTCCTTAAATATGCCTACCTTTCCCTTAGGGAATATTTCCGCTATAAAAACAAGCCGTTTTCCTTCCATGCAAACGGAAAGACCTTTACAAAGCATACCTTCGTCACCAACTTTTCCAACAATACCCAATTTGGCAATAAAGCATACATTGCTCCCCTGGCCAGGCTCAAAGACGGGCACATAGAGATAAGCCTGCTGGAGCATTTTCCAAAATTGTTGCTCCCCGTGATTTTATTCAGGCTCTTTAGGAAAACATTGCATAAATCCCAGTATTATACTTCTTTCAAAGCCCGGGAAGCAACCATTCCTCACCAGGTAAATGTCATCCTGAATATCGATGGAGAACCTATGGAGGTCATTCGTGATCTCCACATTACGGTAATTCCCGGGGGATTGAAAGTTATCGCGAAAGGCGAAGGAATTGCCTAA
- a CDS encoding VOC family protein, translated as MALINPHINFNGNAEEAFNFYKSVFGGEFAMVMRLKDLESPEFPVAENDANKIMHIALPIGINILMGNDVPESMGPVNENENRSKISISAESREEADKLFNGLSAGGTIEVPISDSPWGSYFGMFRDKFGIEWMVDFDPKYNGKI; from the coding sequence ATGGCACTCATCAATCCTCACATTAACTTCAACGGCAATGCCGAAGAAGCATTCAATTTTTACAAATCAGTATTTGGCGGAGAGTTCGCAATGGTTATGCGTCTGAAAGATTTGGAAAGCCCCGAATTTCCGGTAGCAGAAAATGATGCCAATAAGATCATGCACATTGCTTTGCCTATTGGCATAAATATTCTGATGGGCAATGACGTCCCCGAAAGCATGGGTCCTGTAAATGAAAATGAAAACCGATCTAAAATATCTATTAGCGCAGAAAGTCGGGAAGAGGCAGACAAGTTATTTAACGGGCTTTCAGCAGGAGGAACGATTGAAGTGCCTATTAGCGACAGTCCCTGGGGTTCCTATTTTGGGATGTTTAGAGATAAATTTGGTATTGAATGGATGGTGGATTTTGATCCAAAATATAATGGAAAAATATAA
- a CDS encoding VOC family protein, producing MAHIHSYLTFNGNCREAMTFYHYCLGGELTFQTVGESPLSKKIPKQMKDFILHATLTRETLLLQGSDMVPQTGLVKGNAVSLSLDCSSEEEIKMVYTKLSAEGKADHPLEDTFWGALFGDLTDKYGNHWILNYNKNNNNGTHQSSH from the coding sequence ATGGCACATATTCATTCATACCTCACGTTTAATGGTAATTGCCGGGAGGCAATGACTTTTTATCATTACTGTTTGGGGGGCGAACTCACTTTTCAAACAGTTGGTGAGTCACCACTTTCTAAGAAAATACCAAAACAAATGAAAGATTTCATATTGCATGCTACGCTTACGAGAGAAACTTTGTTATTACAAGGCTCAGACATGGTTCCTCAAACCGGACTTGTGAAAGGAAATGCAGTTTCTCTTTCCCTGGATTGTAGCAGCGAGGAAGAAATAAAAATGGTTTACACAAAACTTTCAGCAGAAGGTAAAGCTGATCATCCACTTGAAGATACTTTTTGGGGAGCACTATTTGGTGACCTTACAGACAAATATGGAAATCATTGGATTTTAAATTACAATAAAAATAATAATAATGGCACTCATCAATCCTCACATTAA
- a CDS encoding VOC family protein has product MNNQIYPCLWFDGQAKAAAEFYCSIFSHSKITEENPMVVKWELNGQLFMGLNGGPLYKFSPANSYVIECETQEEIDHYWDKLGKDGIYNQCGWLDDKFGVSWQVVPKILGKLMADPEKRERVVNAFMQMKKFDIEKLINA; this is encoded by the coding sequence ATGAACAATCAAATATATCCTTGTTTATGGTTTGATGGACAAGCCAAAGCAGCCGCAGAATTTTATTGTTCCATTTTTAGCCATTCAAAAATTACCGAAGAAAACCCAATGGTTGTAAAATGGGAATTGAATGGACAACTATTTATGGGCTTAAATGGCGGGCCATTGTATAAATTTTCCCCTGCAAATTCGTATGTAATTGAATGTGAAACACAGGAAGAGATTGACCATTACTGGGACAAATTGGGGAAAGATGGAATCTATAACCAATGCGGTTGGCTCGATGATAAATTTGGCGTTTCCTGGCAGGTTGTCCCTAAAATATTAGGCAAATTAATGGCTGATCCGGAGAAAAGGGAAAGAGTGGTTAATGCATTTATGCAAATGAAAAAATTTGATATTGAAAAGCTGATAAACGCTTAA
- a CDS encoding VOC family protein, with translation MSKVAIYLNFQGNTEEAFNFYKSVFGTAFSAPIMRIGNLPPDPNGPKLSESDKNCVMHVALPIIGGTELMGTDMLESMGQKLVIGNNTTISLQLDSKEEADKLYAALSAGGSEKADMREEFWGYWGCCLDQFGIRWMFNVMNNQYNS, from the coding sequence ATGAGTAAAGTAGCAATTTATTTAAATTTCCAGGGCAACACAGAAGAAGCCTTTAATTTTTACAAATCAGTTTTTGGGACAGCGTTCTCTGCACCCATCATGCGAATAGGGAATTTACCCCCTGACCCAAATGGACCTAAATTATCAGAATCTGATAAGAATTGCGTGATGCATGTTGCCTTACCCATTATTGGCGGCACCGAATTAATGGGTACCGATATGTTGGAATCAATGGGACAAAAATTGGTTATTGGAAATAATACCACCATTAGCTTGCAGTTGGACTCTAAAGAAGAAGCCGATAAATTGTACGCTGCTTTATCCGCTGGAGGAAGTGAAAAAGCAGATATGAGAGAGGAGTTTTGGGGATACTGGGGCTGTTGCCTGGATCAATTTGGCATCCGTTGGATGTTTAATGTAATGAACAATCAATACAATTCGTAA
- a CDS encoding SRPBCC domain-containing protein, with translation MSHSKITVQATINADSKKVWDYYTNPKHIIHWNFADPSWHCPSAENDMRIGGTYKARMEAKDGSFGFDFEAIYSNIVEGKNFTYEFGGRTATVQFTDLGKQTEVVVTFDPEDENPIEMQKGGWQAILNNFKNYTENN, from the coding sequence ATGAGCCATTCAAAAATTACAGTTCAAGCAACCATCAACGCTGATTCAAAAAAAGTGTGGGATTATTACACTAATCCAAAGCACATTATCCATTGGAATTTTGCAGACCCAAGCTGGCATTGCCCCAGTGCTGAAAACGACATGCGAATAGGAGGCACCTACAAAGCAAGAATGGAAGCCAAAGATGGCAGTTTTGGTTTTGACTTTGAAGCGATTTATTCAAATATCGTGGAAGGCAAAAACTTTACGTATGAATTTGGAGGAAGAACGGCAACCGTTCAATTTACTGATTTGGGTAAGCAAACAGAGGTTGTAGTGACCTTTGACCCGGAGGATGAAAATCCCATCGAAATGCAAAAAGGGGGGTGGCAGGCCATTTTGAATAATTTCAAAAACTACACTGAAAATAATTAA
- a CDS encoding helix-turn-helix domain-containing protein: protein MMNISILVPENAVMQAIADPQYLFSAVNQFMAVAGKKPLFNVQLVGLKKQVKINDGLFSINTSQLLKEVKKTDLVIIPALFGDMKTAIASNKKALPWINEQYRNGAEVASLCVGAFLLASTGLLNGKKCSTHWGFQNEFREMFPEVEVVEGSIITEEHRIYSSGGANSYWNLLLHLVEKYTDRATAILASKYFAIDIDRESQTTFAMFKGQKNHTDDAVRKAQDFIEKHFQEKISIDDLTELVSIGRRSFERRFKLATNNTVLEYIQRIKVEAAKRSFENSRKNMNEVMFDVGYTDTKAFRAVFKKITGLTPIEYRNKYNKMAVL from the coding sequence TTGATGAATATAAGCATTCTTGTTCCTGAAAACGCCGTAATGCAAGCCATTGCTGACCCACAGTATTTATTTTCTGCCGTAAATCAATTTATGGCAGTAGCGGGTAAAAAGCCATTGTTCAATGTGCAATTAGTGGGGTTGAAAAAACAAGTAAAAATTAATGATGGCTTGTTTTCTATAAATACTTCTCAACTTTTAAAAGAGGTAAAGAAAACAGATCTAGTCATCATTCCTGCTTTGTTTGGCGATATGAAAACAGCCATTGCTTCTAACAAAAAAGCATTGCCCTGGATAAACGAGCAATACCGCAATGGGGCAGAAGTGGCTTCTTTGTGTGTCGGAGCATTTCTATTGGCTTCAACTGGTTTGCTCAATGGGAAAAAATGTTCAACTCATTGGGGATTTCAAAATGAATTTAGGGAAATGTTCCCGGAAGTTGAAGTAGTGGAAGGAAGTATAATTACCGAAGAGCATCGGATTTATTCAAGCGGTGGGGCAAATTCTTATTGGAACTTATTGTTACACCTGGTAGAAAAATATACCGATAGAGCAACTGCGATACTTGCATCAAAGTATTTTGCCATCGATATTGATAGAGAAAGCCAAACTACTTTTGCAATGTTCAAAGGGCAAAAAAACCATACAGACGATGCCGTTAGAAAAGCCCAGGATTTTATTGAAAAGCATTTTCAGGAAAAAATAAGTATTGATGATTTAACTGAATTGGTATCAATAGGCAGACGTAGTTTTGAAAGGAGATTTAAGTTAGCGACCAATAACACTGTTTTGGAATATATTCAGCGCATAAAAGTTGAGGCCGCCAAAAGAAGTTTTGAGAACAGCAGAAAAAATATGAACGAAGTAATGTTTGATGTAGGTTATACCGATACAAAAGCATTCCGTGCTGTTTTTAAAAAAATTACCGGGCTTACACCCATTGAGTATCGAAATAAGTATAATAAAATGGCGGTCTTGTAA
- a CDS encoding M1 family metallopeptidase: MPKKIISGFFCLFLSIGVVLAQNHLPRFEQIDVLHYIFQLELSDENDIIKGKANVTIHFLKDSDAFALDLASKTSTNAGMEVSTVLENGQAVSFRQADDQLIIEPLDQALKGSTRNYTIAYEGEPQDGLIIAKNKFGDRTFFGDNWPDRAHYWLPTVDHPSDKATVEFIVIAPEHYQVVANGEQFEETNLEDGTKLTHWKEAVPLPTKVMVIGVARFAVQLAGYSHDTPVTSWIYPQDREAGFDDYSLAVRVLDYYTEKIGAYPYEKLANVQSKTRYGGMENAGNIFYYEGSVTGKKDHEALIAHEIVHQWFGNSASELSWHHVWLSEGFATYLTDLYFEDLEGAAVFTERMQSERNQVIRYARQNPVPIVNTEIEDYNELLNPNSYQKGGWVLHMLRHKLGKEIFWKGIRMYYDKYKFSNALTSDFQAAMEEASGQDLEAFFRQWIFRAGHPVLKDSWKQKNGTLEIAIIQTQEGAPFFFPLEVEITFEDGTTTVTSFQVDTATESFELPARNKVTGIRLDPGCKLLFEED, from the coding sequence ATGCCTAAAAAAATCATATCGGGTTTCTTTTGCCTTTTCCTGTCTATTGGCGTTGTGCTGGCCCAAAACCACCTTCCTCGTTTTGAACAAATCGACGTACTCCATTACATTTTTCAACTCGAACTTTCTGATGAGAATGATATCATAAAAGGAAAGGCCAATGTAACCATCCATTTTCTGAAAGATTCGGATGCTTTTGCCCTGGACCTCGCCTCAAAAACGAGCACGAATGCCGGAATGGAAGTTTCCACAGTCCTGGAAAATGGTCAAGCCGTTTCCTTTCGACAGGCCGACGATCAACTGATCATTGAACCATTGGACCAGGCGCTCAAAGGATCCACAAGAAATTATACTATTGCCTACGAAGGGGAACCGCAGGACGGGCTGATCATTGCTAAAAATAAATTCGGAGACCGCACTTTTTTTGGGGACAACTGGCCTGACCGCGCCCATTACTGGTTGCCGACAGTGGATCATCCTTCTGATAAAGCTACTGTCGAATTCATCGTCATCGCCCCGGAACATTACCAGGTGGTAGCCAATGGAGAACAATTCGAAGAGACCAACCTGGAAGACGGCACAAAACTGACCCATTGGAAAGAAGCGGTGCCCCTGCCGACTAAAGTCATGGTGATTGGCGTGGCGCGTTTTGCCGTTCAACTGGCCGGGTATTCCCATGATACTCCCGTGACAAGCTGGATTTATCCCCAGGATCGGGAGGCCGGATTTGATGATTACAGCCTGGCGGTGCGTGTATTGGATTATTACACCGAAAAGATCGGGGCATACCCCTACGAAAAGCTGGCCAATGTGCAGTCGAAAACCCGCTACGGGGGCATGGAAAATGCCGGGAATATTTTTTATTACGAAGGCTCTGTGACCGGTAAAAAAGATCATGAGGCGCTTATTGCCCATGAAATCGTGCACCAGTGGTTTGGCAATTCTGCCTCTGAGCTGAGCTGGCACCACGTTTGGCTGAGTGAAGGTTTTGCCACCTACCTTACAGACCTGTATTTCGAGGATCTCGAGGGGGCCGCTGTTTTTACCGAACGCATGCAATCCGAAAGGAACCAGGTGATCCGTTATGCGAGGCAGAATCCCGTTCCCATTGTAAATACTGAAATCGAAGATTACAACGAACTGCTCAATCCGAATTCCTACCAAAAAGGCGGCTGGGTGCTGCATATGTTGCGCCATAAACTGGGGAAAGAAATTTTCTGGAAAGGGATCCGGATGTATTATGATAAATATAAGTTTTCCAATGCGCTGACGTCCGATTTTCAGGCCGCTATGGAAGAAGCGAGCGGGCAGGATCTTGAAGCCTTTTTCAGGCAGTGGATTTTTCGGGCCGGGCATCCTGTCTTGAAAGACAGCTGGAAACAAAAAAATGGCACCCTTGAAATAGCAATTATTCAGACCCAGGAAGGCGCTCCGTTCTTTTTTCCTTTGGAGGTGGAAATTACCTTTGAAGATGGAACGACCACCGTAACGTCATTTCAGGTAGATACAGCCACCGAAAGTTTTGAATTACCTGCCCGAAATAAGGTGACCGGCATAAGACTTGATCCAGGGTGTAAATTACTTTTTGAGGAAGACTAG
- a CDS encoding TonB family protein, whose product MKYCFLGLALIIGTTVFAQEEKIMEADTTIYEVVEVAPRFPACEGLDTTLAVKQKCAEQQLLAFLYQNINYPYEARRENIEGTIVVRFVVEKDGSITQSEVLKEIGGGCGAEALRVINAMNGIGVVWVPGQHNGQAVRAHYVLPVRFKLQTPPEFEIVQGDSIWQVFDKPLQFVGGQDSLQSFLAEKLNYPEIGNDSCLIGNIDVEVLVRSNGDVRVLEMTDYNGLGDAFWYEAINATTSTIGHWDLAEHKGRKVPAAFDMTLGFTPTAGHCLERIEQYNDAVKLVNDGNFLIDGDDVEQGLKMMNKALEMFPNDGAMLIARGQALMELKRFSEACADLSKAKEISLVDWFDSVLPMICR is encoded by the coding sequence ATGAAATATTGTTTTTTAGGGTTAGCATTGATCATTGGAACCACCGTCTTTGCCCAGGAGGAAAAAATTATGGAAGCAGATACGACCATTTACGAAGTGGTTGAGGTAGCGCCGCGTTTTCCCGCCTGCGAGGGGCTGGATACCACCCTCGCGGTCAAACAAAAGTGTGCCGAACAACAATTACTGGCCTTCCTCTATCAAAATATTAATTATCCTTATGAAGCCAGGAGGGAAAATATTGAAGGAACTATCGTAGTGAGGTTTGTCGTGGAAAAGGACGGAAGTATTACGCAAAGCGAGGTCCTTAAAGAAATCGGCGGCGGATGTGGAGCCGAAGCCCTTCGTGTCATCAATGCGATGAATGGTATAGGGGTGGTCTGGGTACCTGGACAACATAACGGACAGGCCGTTCGGGCACATTATGTGCTTCCCGTCCGGTTTAAACTGCAGACTCCTCCTGAGTTTGAAATCGTACAGGGCGATTCCATCTGGCAGGTATTTGACAAACCATTGCAGTTTGTTGGCGGACAGGATTCACTGCAATCTTTTTTGGCAGAAAAACTAAATTACCCCGAAATCGGCAATGATAGCTGTCTTATCGGTAATATCGATGTGGAGGTACTAGTTCGTTCAAACGGCGATGTCCGGGTGCTCGAAATGACTGATTATAATGGCCTCGGAGATGCCTTTTGGTACGAAGCCATCAATGCGACTACCTCCACCATCGGACACTGGGACCTTGCCGAGCACAAAGGAAGAAAAGTACCTGCCGCATTTGATATGACGCTGGGCTTTACCCCTACAGCAGGGCATTGCCTCGAAAGGATCGAGCAATATAACGATGCGGTCAAACTCGTCAACGACGGGAATTTTCTCATCGATGGAGATGATGTGGAACAAGGACTGAAAATGATGAACAAGGCGCTCGAAATGTTCCCCAATGACGGTGCCATGCTGATCGCTCGTGGGCAGGCACTAATGGAACTCAAACGTTTTTCAGAAGCCTGTGCCGATCTAAGTAAAGCCAAAGAGATCTCTTTGGTTGACTGGTTCGATTCCGTATTGCCAATGATCTGCAGGTAA
- a CDS encoding T9SS type A sorting domain-containing protein produces MRFFILQFLVILGCFPSCAQQVSWEELEPMPEAVSNNAVTQATVNGMPFVFSFAGIDTTKDWFGIHLRSFRYDVTADEWQAIDPLPDPNGGKIASAASTVKNKIYIIGGYHVASNYSEVSSDKVHIYDPEANTYLPDGAPVPKPIDDQVQAVWRDSLIYVITGWSNTSNVADVQIYNPATDSWTQGTPVFDNSNWKVFGGSGTIIGDTIYYAGGAKSIGNFPATSFFRKGFIHPDNPTEITWEGSEHIFGTGYRMASAQYDGKALWFGGSDVTYNFNGIAYNGSGGVPSNERITIYDPLTGILAPLTQYFVPVMDLRGVAKIAPDQFIIAGGMRENQKVTDRTLRININNIDAMKPLKLPRVGIHPNPADQEIRLEKRGNFGVQISDLQGEIVFEAKESINIINISTLPNGEYILSVIEKGKVAAVEKFVITR; encoded by the coding sequence ATGCGATTTTTCATACTTCAATTTTTGGTCATTCTAGGTTGTTTTCCCTCCTGTGCACAGCAGGTGTCCTGGGAAGAACTGGAGCCCATGCCCGAGGCTGTCAGCAATAATGCCGTTACACAGGCTACCGTCAACGGGATGCCTTTTGTTTTTTCATTTGCCGGCATCGATACCACAAAAGACTGGTTTGGCATTCACCTAAGATCTTTCCGCTATGATGTAACTGCTGATGAATGGCAAGCTATTGACCCTTTACCCGATCCTAATGGAGGGAAGATCGCTTCCGCGGCAAGTACCGTCAAAAATAAAATCTACATCATCGGGGGATACCATGTGGCGAGCAATTACAGCGAAGTATCCTCTGATAAAGTCCATATTTATGATCCTGAAGCGAATACCTACCTGCCGGATGGGGCTCCTGTTCCTAAACCAATAGATGACCAGGTGCAGGCCGTTTGGCGCGACAGCCTGATTTATGTGATAACGGGCTGGAGCAATACCTCGAATGTGGCCGATGTACAAATCTACAACCCGGCTACAGATTCCTGGACGCAGGGAACGCCAGTTTTTGACAATTCAAACTGGAAAGTATTCGGCGGTTCCGGTACCATTATCGGAGATACCATTTATTATGCGGGAGGAGCAAAATCCATCGGCAATTTCCCGGCTACCTCATTTTTCAGGAAGGGTTTCATTCATCCCGACAATCCCACGGAAATTACCTGGGAAGGCAGTGAGCATATCTTCGGAACAGGTTACCGGATGGCGTCAGCTCAATATGACGGAAAGGCGCTGTGGTTCGGGGGCTCAGATGTGACCTACAATTTCAACGGCATTGCCTATAACGGATCGGGGGGAGTTCCATCAAATGAAAGGATAACGATTTATGACCCTTTAACCGGAATCCTGGCTCCTTTGACCCAGTATTTTGTGCCGGTAATGGACCTCCGGGGGGTAGCTAAAATAGCTCCTGATCAATTTATTATTGCCGGAGGAATGCGGGAGAATCAGAAAGTTACGGATCGTACTTTGCGAATCAATATAAATAATATCGATGCCATGAAGCCCCTGAAACTGCCCCGGGTTGGTATTCACCCCAATCCAGCTGACCAGGAAATCAGACTTGAAAAGCGAGGAAATTTCGGGGTGCAAATAAGCGATTTGCAGGGTGAAATCGTTTTTGAAGCAAAAGAAAGCATAAATATTATTAATATCAGTACCTTGCCCAACGGAGAATATATACTTTCTGTAATAGAAAAGGGAAAAGTTGCAGCCGTTGAGAAATTTGTGATAACCCGCTAG
- a CDS encoding 3-hydroxybutyryl-CoA dehydrogenase, which produces MEVAIIGSGTMGLGIAQVASTAGHVVNLYDNNPEALKSAGKKLNATLSRLVEKGRMDETEQQTIMGRVHFVNSLYDIKNCRLVIEAIVEDIGVKKAVFGQMEDIVSDDCILATNTSSLSVASIAAACEMPGRVIGIHFFNPAPLMKLVEIVPAIQTDQAVVQQVYDLIKDWGKLPVTAKDTPGFIVNRIARPFYGEAIRILEEGFADIATIDWAMTSMGGFRMGPFALMDYIGHDVNYKVTASVFQAFYYDPRYKPSFVQKSLVDAGYLGRKSARGFYDYRDGAIPPEPMKEEVFGQQIVDRIVIMLINEAADALYLNIASREDIDLSMTQGVNYPKGLLKWADEIGIQTCVERMDDLYHEYHEDRYRCSPLLRKMAREGRRFW; this is translated from the coding sequence ATAGAAGTTGCCATAATCGGTAGCGGAACCATGGGGTTGGGGATCGCCCAGGTAGCCTCCACCGCCGGCCACGTGGTCAATCTGTACGATAACAATCCGGAAGCTTTAAAAAGTGCAGGAAAAAAACTGAACGCCACCCTTTCACGCCTCGTGGAAAAAGGCAGGATGGATGAAACGGAACAGCAAACCATCATGGGCCGTGTCCATTTTGTCAATAGCCTCTATGATATAAAAAATTGCCGGCTGGTGATTGAGGCTATTGTGGAGGACATTGGCGTAAAAAAGGCCGTTTTTGGCCAAATGGAGGATATTGTTTCCGACGATTGTATTTTGGCCACCAACACTTCTTCGCTTTCGGTGGCTTCCATAGCCGCGGCATGTGAAATGCCGGGCAGGGTAATCGGCATCCATTTTTTTAACCCGGCTCCCTTGATGAAACTCGTGGAAATTGTACCGGCGATCCAGACCGACCAGGCCGTTGTTCAGCAAGTGTATGACCTGATAAAGGATTGGGGAAAATTGCCGGTCACGGCCAAAGATACTCCGGGGTTTATCGTCAACCGCATCGCCCGGCCTTTTTACGGCGAAGCGATCAGGATTTTGGAAGAAGGGTTTGCTGATATAGCAACCATCGACTGGGCCATGACTTCTATGGGCGGGTTCCGAATGGGACCTTTTGCCTTGATGGATTACATCGGCCATGATGTGAATTATAAAGTCACCGCATCGGTTTTTCAGGCATTTTATTACGACCCCCGATACAAGCCTTCCTTTGTCCAAAAGAGTCTTGTGGATGCCGGCTATCTCGGCCGTAAATCAGCAAGAGGTTTTTACGACTACAGGGATGGGGCCATCCCGCCCGAACCCATGAAGGAGGAAGTTTTTGGTCAGCAGATCGTCGATAGGATAGTGATTATGCTCATCAATGAAGCCGCTGATGCTCTTTACCTGAACATAGCCTCCCGCGAAGATATTGACTTGTCCATGACCCAGGGCGTGAACTATCCCAAAGGCCTGCTTAAATGGGCCGATGAGATCGGTATTCAAACTTGCGTCGAAAGGATGGATGACCTGTACCATGAGTACCATGAAGATCGTTATCGCTGTAGTCCGTTGTTAAGGAAAATGGCTCGGGAAGGCAGGAGGTTTTGGTAA
- a CDS encoding DUF4197 domain-containing protein, with translation MIKKIFALILVTQLYACAELQSALGTILESSGELTESQIASGLKEALDSGISKGAATLSQQDGYFKSSYKILLPPEARKVTDKLKNIPGFSDVEDIILEKINRGAEDAAKKAKPIFVDAIKNMTFSDVMNVLMGADDSATRYLEGATSNKLYREFNPVIVESLDKFNARKYWSDAVTAYNKIPFIEKVDADLDDYVTKQALNGLFSMVEKEEKNIRNNIAARTTDLLKRVFAKQDK, from the coding sequence ATGATCAAAAAGATCTTTGCCTTAATACTGGTGACTCAATTGTATGCCTGCGCTGAGCTCCAAAGCGCCCTTGGAACCATTCTTGAAAGCAGTGGTGAACTCACTGAAAGCCAGATCGCTTCAGGACTCAAAGAGGCTCTCGACTCTGGCATCAGCAAAGGTGCCGCAACCCTTTCCCAGCAAGACGGATATTTTAAAAGCAGTTATAAGATTCTGCTGCCTCCGGAAGCACGGAAAGTTACGGATAAGCTCAAAAACATTCCCGGATTTTCGGATGTGGAAGATATTATCCTGGAAAAAATAAATCGTGGGGCGGAAGATGCTGCCAAAAAAGCCAAGCCTATTTTTGTGGATGCCATCAAAAACATGACCTTCAGCGATGTGATGAATGTACTGATGGGAGCCGATGATTCGGCCACCCGCTATCTCGAAGGAGCCACCTCCAATAAACTTTACAGGGAATTCAACCCCGTGATTGTAGAATCCCTGGATAAATTCAACGCCCGTAAATACTGGTCTGATGCCGTTACGGCTTACAACAAAATCCCATTCATCGAAAAGGTAGATGCGGATCTGGACGATTATGTGACCAAGCAGGCATTGAACGGTTTGTTCAGTATGGTGGAAAAAGAAGAGAAAAATATCCGCAATAACATTGCCGCAAGGACAACAGATTTGTTGAAAAGAGTATTTGCAAAACAGGATAAATAA
- the folB gene encoding dihydroneopterin aldolase — protein sequence MAIISLEGVKLFARHGFYEEEEVLGNEFLIHLFVDTEIDEAAIEDDLFKSVNYETLFYLCKLEMKEPAKLLETVAMRIVDRIEEHFQNINGVRLKLSKLNPPLDGRVEKASVEIRTGTFEINRLFDLLELLPED from the coding sequence ATGGCGATCATTTCACTGGAAGGGGTAAAATTGTTTGCCCGGCATGGCTTTTATGAAGAAGAAGAGGTGCTGGGTAACGAATTCCTGATTCATTTATTTGTCGATACCGAAATTGATGAGGCCGCTATCGAAGATGACCTTTTCAAGTCCGTCAATTACGAAACTTTATTTTATCTATGTAAACTTGAAATGAAGGAGCCTGCCAAACTCCTTGAAACGGTAGCCATGCGAATCGTTGATCGAATTGAAGAACATTTTCAAAATATTAATGGAGTGCGCCTCAAGTTGAGTAAATTGAATCCGCCCCTGGACGGTCGGGTGGAAAAAGCCAGCGTAGAGATCAGAACAGGAACCTTTGAAATTAATCGCCTTTTTGACCTGCTTGAATTACTGCCGGAGGATTAA